GACTACATCACCGGCGGCCTGTTTCCAAATGACGGCGGCGGGCTTGCTGGAGGCGTAACTCCGACCGGATATGCTCCCGTCATCGAGATGGAGGAGGACTAAGATGGGCTCTAATGAATTCAGCCTTAGTGGGAAAACAGCCCTGGTTGCCGGCGACAGTAAATACTGGAGCAAGTATGCGGGGGCAGCCCTGGCCGAGGCCGGCGCTGACGTTGCCATCGCTGCCCGAAACACGAAGCGACTGGAAGAAGCCGCCGAGGAAGTACGCCACCAGGGACAAAAAGCAATCACCATCCCTACCGATACCACCGATGCGTCACAGGTGCAGAAGATGGTAGAACAGGTCGTTGCCGAGTTTGGCAGGATTGATATCCTGGTCAATGCGTCCGACCTGCTGTTCGCCAGACCCTTCCTGGAAGTATCGGAGGGCGAGTGGCGCCGTGTCCTGGATACCAACCTGACGTCCGCATTCCACTGCTGTCAGGCCGTGGGCAAGCAGATGATTGAGCAGAAGAAGGGCCGTATCATCAATCTACTCTCAGGTCTTGCCGAGAGGGGCGTGGAGAACTTCTCCGCATATTGCGTCTCCATGGGTGGTGTACTACAACTCACCCGGGCCCTGGATATCGAATGGGCCAAACACGGCATCACGGTGAACGCTATCGGTACCGGCTGGATGTCGGAGGTGGAGAAGACCGGAGCGCCTCAGGAAGAACTACTCATGAAGTACATGCCCTTGAAGAGGTACGGTCATCCCCGCGAGATGGGCCCATTACTGGTTTACCTGGCGTCCGATACTACGGACTTCTTCAGCGGGCAGTTCCTCTACGTCGACGGCGCGGTGATGTCCCACCTCTAGTGGGTGATGTCCCACCTCGAGTGTACTGAAAAACCCTTTCGACCAACCCCCGTGCGGCCCAGATGGGCCGCCTCCCCCTTCCTGGCCAGGAAGGGGGTAGAGGATTATATCTGGGGGACACCGGCAGAATCTGGTTTCGGATTCTGCTAACGTCATTCTGTAAGAATGACGCCCAGACACCCCTGCCAAAGGAGGCTTCGGCCCCTCTCAGAAGAGGGGCTTGGCCCCTTCTGAGGGGCACCCCCCTTCTGAGGGGGCTCCCTCTGGACTCCCCTTTTTCATTACCCTGTTAGTGGGAGATGTCCTGCCTTTATCGATAGTCCCGACCATCATACACCGTGACTCAATCGAGTGGCCAGGGCTGCAGGAAGGCCCTGCGCCATCATACTGGCCTGGGTGGCGCGAATATCGTACGGAACGCGGTGCAGGTTCACTACACGCGCGTCACTATCGTAGATGGCATAGCTGGCACGCGGGTCGCCGTCGCGCGGCTGTCCCACCGCGCCAGGGTTGATGATAAGTCGCCTCTCACCGAGTACCAGTGGACTTTCCGGCTCGAAATGATGCGCGGCGCATCCCCCGGTCTCCTCACAAGCGAACACCAGGGGGCTGTGAGTGTGCCCCACGAAGCAGAACCTGGTCCTGAAATGGGCAAGATTTTCCTGTGCGCTCCAGGTTGAGAGCAGGTACTCCCAGATGGGCTCTCTGGGGCTGCCGTGGGTCAGGGTGAAGTCGCCCTTCTCAATGACCAGGGGCAAATGGCTCAGGTAATCACTCTCATCGGGTGTCAATTGCCTGGCTGTCCATCTATTGGCTGTGGCGGCATCGGGGTTGAAGACGGAGATGTCCACCTTGCCGATGGCTGCCCCGTCGTGGTTGCCCATGACACAGACATGGTTCATCTGGCGAAGCCTGGAGATACAATCATGAGGGTCCGGTCCGTAGCCGACGATGTCTCCGAGGCACCATACCTCATCTACCCCACCACGGCGCTTAATATCATCCAGCACCGCGATGAGGGCTGCCAGATTGGAATGGATATCGGCAAGAATAGCGTAATGCATGTTGTCTGATAAGGGCGTCTTCTCACCGGAATTATAACCCGGCCCTGCAGCCAGTACAAGAGCATGTGCTCATCCGTACATTAGTGACACAAGGCAGGCGTCATCATGTGAGGTGAAGCCCGCCACTGGAGAGTACCTGTACGGTTAGCTATGGTATACTGGCCGCCTCCTCATGTGGTAATGCCTCATCCCCCTTACCCCCCAATATTCATATATATGTGTGGGAAGCAGGCTTTACCTGCTTCCCACACAAGAAGAAAACTTACCCCCTCTCTGCAGGGAGGGGACCAGGGAGTCGTTAGGAAGTGACAGGCAACGATAAGCCCGCCACTGATGTACCGGGCGACTGCACAATATTAGTTTAGCCTGTTGCAATAGGGTATAATAGGCTGGCGGTCTTCGTAAAAACAGTATCAACATCATGCGTGAGGTGGTCATGCTGGTGAAGCTGCCCTTCGAGGAAGCCGCACAGAATAGAAGCCTTTACATAGATGGCAGTCTACACGATTGAATTTCAGCCACTGGGCCGGAGAGGCCGGTGCCGGGATGGTCAGTCCATAACGGACTGTGCCCGGGGATTGAGTATCGGCATCAACTACATCTGCGGGGGTGTCGGTACCTGCCAGTCCTGCAAGGTGAGGGTCACCGGTGGGACGGTCTCTGCCCCGACCTCCGGTGAGATGGATGCCTTCTCCCCTGAAGAGCTGGAAGCCGGCTGGCGGCTGGCCTGCCAGACCCATCCTCTCAGTGACTGCACTGTGACTGTGCCCACCGAATCGATGACGACTCCGCAGCGGACTCAGGTGGAGGGTCTGGAGATAGCGACCGAGCCGGAACCGCCAGTCCGTGCCTATGACCTGCGACTGAACCCCCC
This region of Dehalococcoidales bacterium genomic DNA includes:
- a CDS encoding SDR family oxidoreductase encodes the protein MGSNEFSLSGKTALVAGDSKYWSKYAGAALAEAGADVAIAARNTKRLEEAAEEVRHQGQKAITIPTDTTDASQVQKMVEQVVAEFGRIDILVNASDLLFARPFLEVSEGEWRRVLDTNLTSAFHCCQAVGKQMIEQKKGRIINLLSGLAERGVENFSAYCVSMGGVLQLTRALDIEWAKHGITVNAIGTGWMSEVEKTGAPQEELLMKYMPLKRYGHPREMGPLLVYLASDTTDFFSGQFLYVDGAVMSHL
- a CDS encoding metallophosphoesterase family protein, translating into MHYAILADIHSNLAALIAVLDDIKRRGGVDEVWCLGDIVGYGPDPHDCISRLRQMNHVCVMGNHDGAAIGKVDISVFNPDAATANRWTARQLTPDESDYLSHLPLVIEKGDFTLTHGSPREPIWEYLLSTWSAQENLAHFRTRFCFVGHTHSPLVFACEETGGCAAHHFEPESPLVLGERRLIINPGAVGQPRDGDPRASYAIYDSDARVVNLHRVPYDIRATQASMMAQGLPAALATRLSHGV
- a CDS encoding 2Fe-2S iron-sulfur cluster-binding protein — its product is MAVYTIEFQPLGRRGRCRDGQSITDCARGLSIGINYICGGVGTCQSCKVRVTGGTVSAPTSGEMDAFSPEELEAGWRLACQTHPLSDCTVTVPTESMTTPQRTQVEGLEIATEPEPPVRAYDLRLNPPSLSDQQADADRLLEVLRQQHKVYCRRVDIDVLRALSRQLRSRDWQCQVSVRDDEVVAVGECA